A genomic stretch from [Limnothrix rosea] IAM M-220 includes:
- a CDS encoding MBL fold metallo-hydrolase yields the protein MTKPALDEFVVQFWGVRGSVPSPGFETIRYGGNTSCIEIRAAGKRIIFDAGTGLRNLGKELEGQNNLELHMCFTHYHWDHIQGLPFFEPLFRPGNRLHVYGQVPEEVRPMSLEDHFYKRVLHSNSPIPVAQLEAEVVFHELTCGQTFQIGDAKISTAPLNHPNGAMGYRVSWQDRAIVYCTDTEHFPDRLDENILNLAKDADILVYDAMYTDEEYHDPKSPKVGWGHSTWQEGVKLTNAANVRKLAVFHHEPNHTDDVLDRIAKDLAEKCDHSFLAKEKAIASAFD from the coding sequence ATGGCGGCAACACGTCTTGTATCGAAATTCGCGCCGCTGGTAAGCGTATTATTTTTGATGCCGGTACAGGTCTGAGGAATCTTGGCAAAGAGCTGGAAGGTCAAAACAACCTCGAGCTGCATATGTGTTTCACCCATTACCACTGGGATCATATCCAAGGTTTGCCTTTCTTTGAGCCTTTGTTCCGCCCGGGCAACCGCCTCCATGTGTATGGCCAAGTACCGGAAGAGGTGCGCCCGATGAGCCTAGAGGATCATTTTTATAAAAGGGTATTGCATTCCAATTCGCCAATTCCCGTGGCGCAACTTGAAGCGGAGGTGGTTTTCCACGAATTAACTTGTGGCCAAACGTTTCAGATTGGTGATGCAAAAATTTCGACGGCTCCCTTAAATCACCCCAATGGTGCTATGGGTTATCGGGTGTCTTGGCAAGATCGGGCGATCGTTTATTGTACGGACACAGAGCATTTCCCCGATCGCCTTGATGAAAATATTCTCAATCTCGCCAAGGATGCCGATATCTTGGTTTATGACGCAATGTACACCGATGAGGAGTACCACGATCCTAAGTCTCCCAAGGTTGGTTGGGGTCATTCTACTTGGCAGGAAGGTGTCAAGCTCACGAATGCCGCGAATGTTCGTAAATTAGCGGTCTTCCACCATGAACCAAATCATACTGATGATGTTCTAGACCGCATTGCAAAGGATTTGGCGGAAAAGTGCGATCATTCTTTCCTCGCGAAGGAAAAGGCGATCGCCAGTGCTTTTGACTAG
- a CDS encoding DUF3598 family protein: protein MGSQWDNFLKNLGTWRGSFSTLNLSGEILNDVPSILTLAPVDGDRNCVKLDLKRYESGSYNDPPSSHINQNFQSLGRHMIFSETGAFSKGVMWFSTMMDFIAEFGFVEGDRRLRMVQIYDADYKFDKLVFIREFRDGTDAKERPALTVDQLVGTWEAEAQTYRPDFEPPTTSHSRLRISVEGDQLKQSIELENRTIQTQAKINGNQLKFDSDIPRQITLLPDGGSINVPLQVFAKTAFFVEVGWLVSDNVRQRIMRNFDDQGKWESSVFITEKRVA from the coding sequence GATATTAAATGATGTCCCTTCTATTTTGACACTTGCGCCGGTTGATGGCGATCGCAACTGCGTCAAACTTGATCTCAAACGCTATGAATCTGGTAGTTACAACGATCCTCCCTCCAGTCATATCAACCAAAATTTTCAGTCGTTAGGCCGCCACATGATTTTTTCTGAAACAGGCGCTTTTTCAAAAGGCGTGATGTGGTTTTCGACGATGATGGATTTTATTGCAGAATTCGGTTTTGTTGAGGGCGATCGCCGTCTGCGTATGGTGCAGATTTATGACGCAGATTATAAATTTGACAAGCTTGTTTTTATTCGTGAATTTCGAGACGGCACAGACGCGAAGGAAAGACCGGCATTGACAGTAGACCAATTAGTGGGCACTTGGGAAGCAGAAGCCCAGACCTATCGTCCAGATTTTGAGCCACCGACAACTAGCCACAGTCGCCTCCGTATTAGCGTTGAAGGAGATCAACTCAAACAATCTATCGAGTTAGAAAATCGTACGATTCAGACCCAAGCGAAGATTAATGGTAATCAGCTAAAGTTTGATTCAGACATACCACGGCAAATCACCTTGTTGCCCGATGGCGGTTCGATCAATGTTCCTTTGCAAGTTTTTGCTAAAACCGCATTTTTTGTAGAGGTCGGTTGGCTCGTGTCGGATAATGTGCGTCAACGAATTATGCGTAACTTTGACGACCAAGGAAAATGGGAAAGCTCTGTGTTTATCACCGAAAAACGGGTCGCTTAG